In the genome of Rhodoplanes sp. Z2-YC6860, one region contains:
- a CDS encoding class I SAM-dependent methyltransferase yields MGAALDREQIEKAYARWAPVYDLVFGTVFERGRMAAIEAAEKHCGASGGRILEVGVGTGISLPDYSRVNRIVGLDISAPMLKRARERVVEHKLDNVEALAVMDAKHLAVPDASFDVVVAQYVITAVPDPEATLDDFARVLKPGGEIILVNHLGAENGLRRVFEQGFSPLARRLGWSPEFPWARLSNWADRAGFTVIERRPMPPMGHFSLIRFGKR; encoded by the coding sequence ATGGGGGCGGCGCTCGATCGCGAGCAGATCGAAAAGGCGTATGCGCGCTGGGCGCCGGTCTATGACTTGGTGTTCGGTACGGTTTTCGAGCGTGGCCGGATGGCCGCGATCGAGGCCGCCGAGAAGCACTGCGGCGCGAGCGGCGGGCGCATTCTCGAGGTCGGCGTCGGCACCGGAATTTCGCTGCCCGACTATTCACGCGTCAATCGCATCGTCGGCTTAGACATCTCGGCGCCGATGCTGAAACGGGCGCGGGAGCGTGTCGTCGAGCACAAGCTCGACAACGTCGAGGCGCTGGCCGTGATGGACGCCAAGCACCTCGCGGTGCCCGATGCATCATTCGACGTGGTGGTGGCGCAATATGTCATCACGGCGGTGCCGGACCCCGAAGCGACGCTCGATGACTTCGCCCGCGTGCTCAAGCCCGGCGGCGAGATCATCCTGGTCAATCACCTGGGCGCCGAGAACGGTCTGCGCCGTGTCTTCGAGCAGGGCTTTTCGCCGCTGGCGCGACGGCTCGGCTGGAGCCCGGAGTTTCCCTGGGCACGGCTGTCGAATTGGGCGGATCGCGCGGGCTTCACGGTGATTGAACGGCGTCCCATGCCGCCGATGGGGCATTTCTCGCTGATCCGGTTCGGCAAGCGCTGA
- the fliF gene encoding flagellar basal-body MS-ring/collar protein FliF: MQAFITFFRTLGITRIIALGGVGLALMGFFAFLIMRAAAPQMVPLFTDLSVEDSSAIIKDLERQGIPYDLKSDGAIVLVPREQVPRLRMKLAESGLPKGGGVGYEIFDKSDALGATSFVQNINHLRALEGELARTIRAIDRVQQARVHLVLPERPLFSRDKAEPSASIVLKVRGALEQQQVRAIRHLVATAVNGLKPQRVSVIDEAGRLLADGNGDDAGGGSTADERKTAAENRMRQDVEAIVTSVVGPGRAQVRVNIDFDFNRVTQTTDRFDPESRVVRSSQTREESSGAADAGAAAVSVGNDLPGGAQRNDGQPPQKEQNRKTEEVVNYEISRTTKTEVIEGGRINRLSVAVVVDGNYAKNDKGETVYQPRSQEEIDRIAALVRSTVNFDAKRGDQVEVANLRLAETPSVPAAEPASWMGMLQFTKDDIMRGIELGVMALLGLLAMLLVVRPMLRRIMTPEAQQQAAIAAAYPTLTALGLPPAAIAATGAAGTAPAAEQAPLPPPPPSRTSAMIEIAQVQGQVHAQSVQKVGDLADKNPNETAAIVRAWLHENAA, from the coding sequence GTGCAAGCCTTCATCACGTTCTTTCGGACTCTCGGCATCACTCGCATCATTGCATTGGGCGGCGTCGGCCTCGCGCTGATGGGATTTTTCGCCTTCCTGATCATGCGCGCCGCAGCACCGCAAATGGTGCCGCTCTTCACCGATCTGTCCGTCGAAGACTCATCGGCCATCATCAAAGACCTCGAACGCCAGGGCATCCCCTACGACCTCAAGAGCGACGGCGCGATCGTGCTGGTGCCGCGGGAGCAGGTGCCGCGGCTGCGGATGAAGCTTGCCGAGTCCGGCCTGCCGAAGGGCGGCGGCGTCGGCTACGAGATTTTCGACAAGTCGGACGCGCTGGGCGCGACGAGCTTCGTGCAGAACATCAACCATCTGCGAGCGCTGGAAGGCGAGCTCGCGCGCACCATCCGCGCCATCGACCGCGTGCAGCAGGCGCGCGTGCATCTGGTACTGCCGGAGCGGCCGCTGTTCTCGCGCGATAAGGCCGAGCCGTCGGCCTCGATCGTGCTGAAGGTCCGCGGCGCGCTGGAGCAGCAGCAGGTGCGGGCGATCCGCCATCTGGTCGCGACCGCTGTGAACGGCCTCAAGCCGCAGCGCGTCTCGGTGATCGACGAGGCTGGCCGGCTGCTCGCCGACGGCAACGGCGATGACGCGGGCGGCGGCTCGACCGCCGACGAACGCAAGACCGCGGCCGAAAATCGCATGCGGCAGGACGTCGAAGCGATCGTCACCTCGGTCGTGGGGCCGGGCCGCGCCCAGGTCCGCGTCAACATCGACTTCGACTTCAACCGCGTCACCCAGACCACCGATCGCTTCGATCCGGAAAGCCGCGTGGTGCGTTCGAGCCAGACCCGCGAGGAATCGAGCGGCGCCGCCGACGCGGGCGCGGCGGCTGTCTCGGTCGGCAACGACCTGCCGGGCGGCGCGCAGCGCAACGACGGCCAGCCGCCGCAGAAAGAGCAGAACCGCAAGACCGAGGAGGTCGTCAACTACGAGATCTCCCGCACCACCAAGACCGAGGTGATCGAAGGCGGCCGCATCAACCGTCTCTCGGTCGCGGTCGTGGTCGATGGCAATTACGCCAAGAACGACAAGGGCGAGACGGTCTATCAGCCGCGCAGCCAGGAAGAGATCGACCGCATCGCTGCCCTGGTCCGCAGCACGGTCAACTTCGACGCCAAGCGCGGCGACCAGGTCGAGGTCGCAAACCTCCGCCTCGCCGAGACGCCGTCGGTGCCGGCCGCCGAGCCCGCGAGCTGGATGGGCATGCTGCAGTTCACCAAGGACGACATCATGCGCGGCATCGAGCTCGGCGTGATGGCGCTGCTCGGCCTGCTGGCGATGCTGCTGGTGGTGCGCCCGATGCTCCGCCGCATCATGACGCCGGAAGCGCAGCAGCAGGCTGCGATCGCCGCCGCCTACCCCACACTCACCGCACTCGGCCTGCCGCCGGCCGCAATCGCCGCCACGGGAGCGGCCGGGACCGCACCCGCCGCCGAGCAGGCCCCGCTGCCGCCTCCGCCGCCGAGCCGCACCTCCGCGATGATCGAGATCGCCCAGGTGCAAGGCCAG
- a CDS encoding tripartite tricarboxylate transporter substrate binding protein, whose amino-acid sequence MLNRRVMLTGALAALSASAAWGQDAYPSRPVKIIVPTGAGAALDTVARGLAAQLETLLGVPFVVENKPGANSTIGSEFVARSSPDGYTLLYTGQAITVNPSLYKLSYDAQQSFVPIATVATAPITLVVPRDSRFATVRDLIREAKSNQTNALTYGSAGLGSPPYLAAELFRQKAEVEFVHVPYKGAAQALTDLLGGRLDLMFPSLSLAQGFIATDKLRVLGIASEQRSSLAPDIPTIAEMGLPGFATSSWSGIVAPAGTPDAVVLRLENAIHQILEKEDVKEFFQKQGLDRGFRGRQAFVALIGEELQNWSRMLGKPKGE is encoded by the coding sequence GTGTTGAACCGCCGTGTCATGCTGACGGGAGCCTTGGCGGCTTTGTCAGCCTCGGCTGCCTGGGGGCAAGACGCTTACCCGTCGCGGCCCGTCAAGATCATCGTTCCGACTGGCGCCGGCGCCGCCCTCGACACCGTCGCGCGCGGATTGGCAGCGCAACTCGAGACGCTTTTGGGGGTGCCGTTCGTCGTCGAGAACAAGCCGGGCGCCAACTCGACCATCGGGTCGGAGTTCGTCGCGCGGTCGTCGCCCGACGGCTACACGCTGCTCTATACGGGGCAGGCGATCACGGTGAACCCGAGCCTGTATAAGCTGTCCTACGACGCCCAACAGTCGTTCGTTCCCATCGCAACGGTCGCGACAGCTCCCATCACCCTCGTCGTTCCGCGCGACAGCCGCTTCGCCACGGTGCGCGACTTGATCCGCGAGGCGAAAAGCAACCAGACCAACGCACTCACCTATGGTTCTGCCGGCCTCGGCAGCCCGCCCTATCTGGCCGCCGAATTGTTCAGGCAGAAGGCCGAAGTCGAATTCGTTCATGTGCCCTACAAGGGCGCGGCGCAGGCCCTGACCGACCTGCTGGGCGGGCGGCTGGACCTCATGTTTCCGTCGCTTTCGCTCGCGCAAGGATTTATTGCGACCGACAAGCTTCGCGTGCTTGGCATTGCCTCGGAACAGCGCTCTTCTCTTGCGCCGGACATTCCAACGATCGCCGAGATGGGGTTGCCTGGTTTTGCCACGAGCTCATGGTCCGGCATCGTCGCGCCGGCTGGCACACCGGATGCCGTCGTGCTTCGGCTGGAGAACGCCATTCACCAGATCCTGGAAAAGGAAGACGTCAAAGAGTTTTTCCAGAAGCAGGGACTCGATCGCGGCTTTCGCGGCCGCCAGGCATTCGTGGCATTGATCGGTGAGGAATTGCAGAACTGGTCGCGCATGCTCGGCAAGCCAAAGGGCGAATAG
- a CDS encoding heterodisulfide reductase-related iron-sulfur binding cluster: MADDKSEQSGAPAAAGKPAATPYPELFGNVRITGDLLTADATRPWFAGVPADKPHHQYVIWLGCQMLRTAHLAQTLDDVMKHFSVDQVMLGGPSNCCGTVHHGRGDVAIGESMTRQTVSKFDAFTPEQLLYWCPSCDNHLRIKGEEFSTETTRNRISVIEFLSRAASKEKFTVDVPLRVAVHMHHGFVEQDKDTAGIKNLLSMIPGLELIDMPQLEDIGRHCSDGTLKKYGKEKFLTELAEWIAEAKRRGADRVISVYHSCHRQLVIAQLGKRAEDRVGVENYLTLMARSLSLPLREDVFTKLTSLGDVDEIMEAMSDRIQKAGIDPGRARRALTAHFASNGPPNKA; this comes from the coding sequence ATGGCTGACGACAAATCGGAACAGAGTGGTGCGCCCGCGGCGGCCGGCAAGCCGGCAGCGACTCCGTATCCTGAATTGTTCGGCAATGTGCGCATCACCGGCGATTTGCTGACCGCCGACGCGACACGCCCATGGTTCGCCGGTGTGCCCGCCGACAAGCCCCATCATCAGTACGTGATCTGGCTCGGTTGCCAGATGCTGCGGACGGCTCATCTGGCCCAGACGCTGGATGACGTCATGAAGCACTTTTCAGTCGATCAGGTCATGCTGGGCGGCCCGTCGAACTGCTGCGGCACGGTCCACCACGGGCGCGGCGACGTCGCGATCGGTGAATCGATGACGAGGCAGACGGTTTCGAAGTTCGATGCTTTCACGCCGGAGCAGCTGCTGTATTGGTGCCCGTCCTGTGACAACCACCTCCGGATCAAGGGCGAAGAGTTCTCGACCGAAACCACGAGGAACCGGATCAGCGTGATCGAATTTCTTTCGCGCGCGGCCTCGAAAGAGAAGTTCACCGTGGACGTTCCGCTGCGCGTCGCGGTTCATATGCATCATGGATTTGTCGAACAGGACAAGGACACAGCGGGCATCAAGAATCTCCTGTCGATGATCCCAGGGCTCGAGCTGATCGACATGCCGCAGCTGGAGGACATCGGCAGGCATTGTTCGGACGGCACGCTCAAGAAATACGGCAAGGAAAAGTTTCTGACTGAGCTCGCCGAGTGGATCGCCGAAGCCAAGCGCCGCGGCGCGGACCGTGTGATCTCGGTCTATCACTCGTGTCACCGTCAGTTGGTGATCGCGCAACTCGGCAAACGCGCCGAAGATCGCGTGGGCGTCGAGAATTATCTGACGCTGATGGCGCGATCTTTGTCCCTGCCGCTTCGCGAAGATGTGTTCACCAAGCTCACCTCGCTGGGCGATGTCGACGAAATCATGGAGGCGATGTCGGATCGCATCCAGAAAGCCGGCATCGATCCCGGACGCGCGCGGCGGGCTCTCACCGCGCACTTCGCGTCAAACGGTCCGCCGAACAAGGCTTGA
- the mnmA gene encoding tRNA 2-thiouridine(34) synthase MnmA, with product MRNSLDLDGPPQDTCVVVAMSGGVDSSVTAALLKAEGYDVVGVTLQLYDHGAATHRKGACCAGQDIHDARAVADRIGIPHYVLDYESRFKEAVIDRFAESYVSGETPVPCVDCNMAIKFKDLLGTARELGAKVLATGHYVASRVTADGRALYRAKEEERDQSYFLFGTTREQLDILRFPLGDMTKAETREHARRFGLAIAEKHDSQDICFVPTGRYTDIIERLKPGAAAAGDIVDLDGKVLGRHDGIIHFTVGQRKGLKIAGPAPLYVVALDAASQRVIVGPREALTMRRIALRDVNWIGQGALDGAVGDGRLEVFVKVRSTRPPQAAWLSRGASGFEVELIDGEDGVSPGQACVFYDSAQGQARVLGGGFIKAAAATARAA from the coding sequence ATGCGCAACAGTCTCGACCTCGACGGACCCCCGCAGGACACCTGCGTCGTCGTCGCCATGTCCGGCGGCGTCGACTCGTCGGTGACCGCGGCACTGCTCAAGGCCGAGGGCTACGACGTCGTCGGCGTGACCTTGCAGCTCTACGACCACGGCGCCGCGACCCATCGCAAGGGCGCCTGCTGCGCCGGCCAGGACATCCACGACGCCCGCGCGGTCGCCGACCGGATCGGCATTCCGCACTACGTGCTCGACTATGAGAGCCGCTTCAAAGAGGCCGTGATCGACCGCTTTGCCGAAAGCTATGTCTCGGGCGAGACACCGGTGCCTTGCGTCGACTGCAACATGGCGATCAAGTTCAAGGACCTGCTCGGCACCGCGCGCGAGCTCGGCGCCAAGGTGCTGGCGACCGGCCACTACGTCGCCTCGCGGGTCACGGCGGACGGCCGCGCGCTCTATCGCGCCAAGGAAGAGGAGCGCGATCAGAGCTACTTCCTGTTCGGCACCACGCGCGAGCAACTCGACATCCTGCGCTTCCCGCTCGGCGACATGACCAAGGCCGAGACGCGCGAGCATGCGCGGCGCTTCGGTCTTGCGATTGCCGAAAAGCACGACAGCCAGGATATCTGCTTCGTGCCGACCGGCCGCTACACCGACATCATCGAGCGGCTGAAGCCTGGCGCGGCGGCGGCCGGAGACATCGTCGATCTCGACGGCAAGGTGCTCGGCCGCCACGACGGCATCATCCATTTCACCGTCGGCCAGCGGAAGGGGCTGAAGATCGCAGGCCCGGCGCCGCTTTACGTCGTGGCGCTCGACGCCGCGAGCCAGCGCGTCATCGTCGGCCCCCGCGAGGCGCTGACCATGCGGCGTATCGCGCTGCGCGACGTCAATTGGATCGGCCAGGGCGCCCTCGATGGCGCTGTCGGCGACGGACGTCTCGAAGTGTTCGTCAAGGTGCGCTCGACCCGGCCGCCGCAGGCGGCGTGGCTTTCGCGCGGTGCAAGTGGCTTCGAGGTCGAACTCATTGACGGTGAGGACGGGGTTTCGCCCGGTCAGGCCTGTGTATTCTACGACAGCGCGCAGGGGCAGGCGCGGGTGCTCGGCGGCGGCTTCATCAAGGCGGCTGCGGCGACCGCAAGAGCAGCCTGA
- a CDS encoding Bug family tripartite tricarboxylate transporter substrate binding protein codes for MTIVRAALVISAAIALWTVSPGGGSAEESAKDYPSRPVTFVVPFAPGGSTGLIARIIGQKLEQRLGKPFIIDHRAGGGGLPAVNAVAHGTPDGYTIMMASSTALAINVNVRKSLPYDPRKDITPIALIARMPYVLVVNPELPVQSVADLVKLAREKPGELTFASPGPGTIHHLNGELFKSMFGLNVVHVPYKGTMPALQDVAGGHVQFMFADVPPAKALVLGGKVRALGVTTLERVQALPDLPPLSEVGMPGYDTASWHSISTGAGVPKDIVDKLANEIREVMKEPEVQHLLAEDGAIPQLSPPPEEFKKFVDSEITRWGGLVEKAGILHSQ; via the coding sequence ATGACGATCGTACGAGCCGCGTTGGTCATCAGTGCCGCGATCGCGCTGTGGACGGTATCGCCGGGTGGAGGCAGCGCCGAGGAATCCGCGAAGGACTATCCGAGCCGCCCTGTCACCTTCGTGGTGCCGTTCGCGCCGGGCGGCTCGACCGGCCTGATCGCGCGCATCATCGGCCAGAAGCTCGAGCAGCGGCTCGGCAAGCCTTTCATCATCGATCATCGCGCGGGCGGTGGCGGCCTGCCGGCCGTCAACGCCGTCGCTCACGGCACGCCGGACGGATATACCATCATGATGGCGTCGAGCACCGCGCTCGCCATCAACGTCAATGTGCGAAAAAGCCTGCCTTACGATCCGCGCAAGGACATCACGCCGATCGCGCTGATTGCGCGGATGCCCTACGTGCTGGTGGTCAATCCCGAGTTGCCGGTGCAATCGGTTGCCGACCTCGTCAAGCTCGCGCGCGAGAAGCCGGGCGAATTGACCTTCGCGTCGCCCGGACCTGGCACGATCCATCATCTCAATGGCGAGTTGTTCAAGAGCATGTTCGGATTGAACGTCGTGCACGTGCCTTACAAGGGCACCATGCCGGCCTTGCAGGATGTCGCCGGCGGCCATGTGCAGTTCATGTTCGCCGATGTGCCGCCGGCCAAAGCGCTGGTGCTGGGCGGCAAGGTGCGTGCGCTCGGCGTCACCACGCTCGAACGCGTGCAGGCGCTGCCCGATCTGCCGCCGCTCTCCGAGGTGGGCATGCCGGGCTACGACACCGCGTCATGGCATTCGATCTCGACCGGCGCCGGCGTGCCCAAGGACATCGTCGACAAGCTCGCAAACGAAATCCGCGAGGTGATGAAGGAGCCCGAGGTGCAGCACCTGCTGGCCGAGGACGGCGCGATACCGCAGCTCTCGCCGCCGCCTGAGGAGTTCAAAAAGTTTGTCGACAGCGAGATCACGCGTTGGGGTGGGCTCGTGGAAAAGGCGGGGATTCTGCACAGCCAGTAA
- a CDS encoding flagellar hook assembly protein FlgD — translation MTTIPATTSQVTSQTTNNGSSSSSTGVDDGTIAGNFQTFLQLLTTQLQNQNPLDPLDTNQFTAQLVQFAQVEQQLKSNSQLTTLVSLQQTAQNTQALNFVGQTVAVDGDTAPLTNGSATWLMSVAKPANATINIINSAGQTVYTASGSLNAGSNQPFTWDGKDNTGAKVPDGNYKLTVTATDSTGQTVAVPTEIQAMVDSADLTQSPPTLSIAGQNYTLDKLKRVIRE, via the coding sequence ATGACAACGATCCCAGCCACCACATCGCAGGTTACCTCACAGACGACCAACAACGGCTCGTCGTCGAGCTCGACCGGTGTCGACGACGGCACGATCGCCGGCAATTTCCAGACCTTTCTGCAACTGCTCACGACGCAGCTGCAGAACCAGAATCCGCTCGACCCGCTCGACACCAACCAGTTCACCGCGCAGCTCGTGCAATTCGCGCAAGTCGAGCAACAGCTCAAATCCAACAGCCAGCTCACGACGCTGGTGTCGCTGCAGCAGACCGCGCAGAACACGCAGGCGCTCAACTTCGTCGGCCAGACGGTCGCGGTCGACGGCGACACCGCACCGCTCACCAACGGCAGCGCGACCTGGCTGATGTCGGTGGCGAAGCCCGCGAATGCGACCATCAACATCATCAACTCGGCGGGCCAGACGGTCTATACGGCCTCCGGCTCGCTGAATGCCGGTAGCAATCAGCCGTTCACCTGGGATGGCAAGGACAACACCGGCGCGAAAGTGCCCGACGGCAACTACAAGCTCACGGTCACCGCAACCGACAGCACCGGACAGACAGTGGCGGTCCCGACCGAGATCCAGGCAATGGTCGATTCCGCCGATCTCACGCAATCGCCGCCGACGCTGTCGATCGCCGGACAAAACTACACGCTCGACAAGCTCAAGCGCGTCATCCGCGAGTGA
- the sciP gene encoding CtrA inhibitor SciP, translating into MTEPHRPRVKYVIGPDGSPLTIADLPAPGTKRWVIRRKAEVVAAVRGGLLSLEEACARYTLTVEEFLSWQYSIDQHGLAGLRTTRIQQYRQ; encoded by the coding sequence ATGACCGAGCCCCACCGCCCGAGGGTCAAGTATGTGATCGGGCCCGACGGAAGTCCGTTGACGATCGCGGATCTGCCGGCCCCGGGTACCAAGCGCTGGGTTATTCGCCGCAAGGCGGAGGTGGTCGCGGCCGTTCGCGGCGGCCTGCTGTCACTTGAAGAGGCCTGCGCCCGATACACCCTGACGGTCGAGGAATTCCTGTCCTGGCAGTACTCGATCGACCAGCACGGCCTCGCCGGCCTGCGCACCACGCGCATCCAGCAATACCGGCAGTAG
- a CDS encoding flagellar hook-length control protein FliK: MPSVASEINAAQQSRFHHSQPRGRAEANDGAQSSPFADMLDSATPPSDQTPAAHTARSDRSDDSRPAGQDRQPNARADRNSTNDAKSPSDNSSPANAKDAKDTEANASVNVTAEVNVNAKGAVAGKDGDKTGKTDDSNPAPADADSDTKAGDGATVAMPAVVDAAQQPVAVAADPNVVAPQPLVTDAAQSDAATSGKAAQTDALAGLQAAVQNAATANAGAADPAAATDDAKGKGKAAPNDDIKGDGKKDAKADAKGDAKVDTKGGTKALAQAKSDAISDTRIAAAQSQSDSDDVSGQQGGDQPADVSHHSAAKPAPDVNEADTRGRRATPAADAAKTAAVQVQNAQAAANAAAADAAASAPATATAAASGATTNQTQAPTPSSTQFHAQLQLGTDNSAAFQVSALPVEIASRAVAGKRQFEIRLDPPELGRVDVKVDIDKNGNATTRLVVDKAETLDLLKRDSQQLERALQQAGLKTSDNGLEFSLRQQSAQSDDQGSFKGTTVMVPDEDTTPLPVQRQGYGRLLGMSGGLDIRV, translated from the coding sequence GTGCCGAGCGTCGCGTCTGAAATCAATGCCGCCCAGCAGTCGCGTTTCCATCATTCCCAACCCCGGGGCCGCGCGGAAGCCAACGACGGCGCCCAAAGCTCGCCGTTCGCCGACATGCTGGATAGCGCCACGCCGCCATCAGACCAGACGCCGGCAGCTCACACCGCCCGGAGCGACCGCAGCGACGACAGCCGCCCGGCGGGCCAGGACCGGCAGCCCAACGCCAGGGCGGACCGCAATTCCACGAATGACGCCAAGAGCCCAAGCGACAATTCGAGTCCGGCAAACGCCAAGGATGCCAAGGACACGGAGGCGAACGCGAGCGTGAACGTGACCGCAGAGGTGAACGTGAACGCCAAGGGCGCCGTGGCCGGCAAAGACGGCGACAAAACCGGCAAAACCGACGACAGCAACCCGGCGCCGGCGGATGCCGATTCCGACACCAAGGCCGGCGATGGCGCCACCGTGGCGATGCCGGCGGTTGTCGATGCGGCGCAGCAGCCCGTTGCCGTTGCCGCCGACCCCAACGTCGTAGCGCCGCAACCGCTCGTGACCGACGCGGCGCAGTCCGATGCAGCCACAAGCGGCAAGGCTGCACAGACCGACGCGCTGGCGGGCCTGCAGGCGGCCGTGCAGAACGCCGCCACGGCGAATGCCGGCGCGGCCGACCCGGCGGCAGCGACCGATGACGCGAAGGGCAAGGGCAAAGCCGCCCCCAACGACGACATCAAGGGCGACGGCAAGAAAGACGCGAAGGCCGATGCCAAAGGTGATGCCAAGGTCGATACCAAGGGCGGGACCAAGGCATTGGCGCAGGCCAAATCCGACGCGATCTCCGACACCAGGATCGCGGCAGCCCAGTCCCAGTCCGATTCCGACGACGTCTCCGGCCAGCAGGGCGGCGACCAGCCCGCCGATGTGAGCCATCACAGCGCGGCCAAGCCCGCCCCTGACGTCAACGAGGCCGACACGCGCGGCCGTCGCGCGACGCCGGCCGCCGACGCGGCCAAGACCGCTGCAGTGCAGGTGCAGAATGCTCAGGCTGCCGCGAATGCCGCCGCAGCGGACGCAGCCGCTTCGGCTCCCGCGACGGCCACGGCAGCCGCGTCCGGCGCCACCACAAACCAGACGCAGGCCCCGACGCCGTCATCGACGCAGTTTCATGCGCAGCTTCAACTCGGCACCGACAATTCGGCGGCCTTTCAAGTGAGCGCACTGCCGGTGGAGATCGCCAGTCGTGCCGTCGCCGGCAAGCGGCAGTTCGAGATCCGCCTCGACCCGCCGGAGCTCGGCCGTGTCGACGTCAAAGTCGATATCGACAAGAACGGCAATGCCACCACACGTCTGGTCGTCGACAAAGCCGAGACCCTCGACCTGCTCAAGCGCGATTCCCAGCAGCTCGAGCGCGCGCTGCAGCAGGCGGGCCTGAAGACCTCCGACAACGGTCTTGAGTTCTCGCTGCGTCAGCAATCGGCGCAGAGCGACGATCAGGGTTCGTTCAAAGGCACCACGGTGATGGTGCCGGACGAAGACACGACTCCGCTGCCGGTACAGCGTCAAGGCTACGGCCGCCTGCTCGGAATGAGCGGCGGCCTCGACATCCGCGTCTGA
- a CDS encoding VOC family protein, translating to MKQFVLCTAAILLAATASASAQRAPFNEAGVTMGHWHLNSKDVEANKKILVAMGGHAIKPGDFEIVNVPGINVFLHLRPGTPPATGGTDGSVINHVGFLVPNVQAAVAKWKEAGVPVQPGTNGRLDQAFVVTADGVRIEILEDKDQKEPIKHHHVHWYVPEAAMPEIQAWYGKHFNAKPSKRGNFLTALIPGAELAFAKTDKPTVPTLGRTLDHIGFDVKSMDETVKRLEAEGIKLDRPVATAPNGSKLTFIHDPWGASIELNERPGPL from the coding sequence ATGAAGCAGTTCGTGCTTTGCACGGCCGCGATTCTGCTTGCGGCGACCGCGTCGGCATCGGCACAGCGCGCGCCGTTCAACGAGGCTGGCGTGACGATGGGCCACTGGCATCTCAACTCGAAGGATGTCGAGGCCAACAAGAAGATCCTGGTTGCGATGGGCGGTCATGCCATCAAGCCGGGCGACTTCGAGATCGTGAACGTTCCCGGCATCAACGTGTTTCTGCATCTGCGTCCCGGCACCCCGCCGGCAACCGGCGGCACCGACGGCAGCGTGATCAATCACGTCGGCTTCCTGGTGCCGAACGTGCAGGCGGCCGTCGCCAAGTGGAAGGAAGCCGGCGTGCCGGTGCAGCCCGGCACCAACGGCAGGCTCGACCAGGCCTTCGTCGTGACCGCCGACGGCGTCCGCATCGAAATCCTCGAGGACAAGGACCAGAAGGAGCCGATCAAGCACCATCACGTGCATTGGTATGTGCCCGAGGCGGCGATGCCGGAGATCCAGGCCTGGTACGGCAAGCACTTCAACGCCAAGCCGAGCAAACGCGGCAACTTCCTCACCGCCCTCATTCCGGGCGCCGAGCTCGCCTTCGCCAAGACCGACAAGCCGACCGTGCCGACGCTCGGCCGCACGCTCGATCACATCGGCTTCGACGTGAAGAGCATGGACGAAACGGTGAAGCGGCTCGAAGCCGAAGGCATCAAGCTCGACCGTCCGGTCGCGACGGCGCCGAACGGCTCCAAGCTCACCTTCATCCACGATCCGTGGGGCGCCTCGATCGAATTGAACGAGCGGCCGGGGCCGCTGTGA